The nucleotide window ATGAAGTGAAGGTGGAATCCAATACAAACAAAACGAGAGAGGAGATAAAGATTGATGCATAACAAAAATAGTGTGAAAATCTCTTACTGAATTACGGATCAAACTCACCATTTTACTAACACTTCAAGAATTATCTATATTAAATAAGTCATGATTCCTACTTCTCCAAATCCACCGGATGTACTTTAGCCATAAAAGAAATGTACTTGGTATTATAGAGTACTCAATAATCATGGTAACTTAGTGTTGATTTATAATAAGTTGTATAGAATAAGAGTAGGTCTATCCCATATGGACATAGAGTACAAGTAAACTAAAAGAGATAGAGAACGAGGAGATATCATTCCTTTGAGTTATAGAAATAATGAACTTTGAGTCTAAAGCGctatcaatttttaataattttaactatcatttgattatataaatactaaattataatttatatgtataatatacaaaaaaattttgtattatatcaataaatttttatactctataacaatttttttgtagTGCAGAAGtgcagaaaagaagaaataatgatATATGTgtgcaattatttttttagttggaCTTGGGCCAATTTAATTAGACTTTAGTTATAAAAACACGTGTATATGTAACATcgctaattaaatatttatgtaaaatttttatattatcactataagtaaatttaatttttaaatatatattactaataaAATAGTTTAACTACAACAATGTTATTTAcacactaaaattagttattaaaattaactattatatatttgtctATAAATAAATTCTGCCTATGTTACATttgcggtacatagccggtcccaaaCCCGGATAAAGGAGAAGGGTTGTGTTAGGCCTTCggcaaccaacataaaaatatagccgaacccccatgatatgaatcaaagacattattgcgtTAAAGCTAGGTCGTTGCCCGGAAGCAACGCGCCGTATGACTCAagtacggtgtcaaagcaagagccgctgcatcggtgcccggatgtaatgttaaatgagcaagggttctcACGTTTTCAtgaacggacgagggtaaataagctagttcacaaagtaaaaggtaaaggtcgaagcgatagaaggttgagatttgggacatggaacataggcactctaacaggaaagtccatggaggtggtggacaccatgacaaggagaaagattaacattatgtgcctacaagaaacgaaatgggttggtgcaaaggctagggagttggatacttctggtttcaaactttggtatacatgAAAGATGAAGAATAGGAATAGagttggaataattgtggataaacagtggaagaaggacgtagtggatgtcaagagggtgggagatcggatcatctctatcaaacttgtggtggagggaggtgctttccatgtgattagcgcctatgcaccgcaagtgggttcggacgaacaacacaagataaggttttgggaggatctagagagtttggttcaaggcatatctttgggagataagattttcttaggaggagatttaaatggccatgttgggagagaagtgactggatatgggccatgttgggagagaagtgactgaatatgggagtattcacgaaggccatggtttcggggtgatcaatgccgagggtaaaactattttggactttttttcaacctttgatcttctcatcacaaatacatgttttaaaaagagagacgaacatcttataacctataagagtggcatgacaagctctcaaaaatcgacttcttcttgttgaggagagtcgaccggaaattttgcattaactgtaaaattattccgggagagagtttgacaacacaacatagggtgctcgtcatggattttcacgttgagcaaaagttgaagaaaagacatcatacgaagaacccaaggacgaggtggtggcaAATGAAAGGTAAGGAAtaaagaagcttcctaagacggataggagaagaggcaaagtgggatgAAAATGAAAGCACGAAAGAGATATGGAAGGAGATgacagaagttattagaagaatagcaaaagaaagttttggtgaatctaaaggaataggaccaagagacaaggagtcctggtagtggaatgcgagtatacaagaaaagataaagataaaaagggaatgctttaaagagtggtctttatgccgtaatgcagataactgggaaaaatataaggcggctaagaaagagacaaaagtggctgtaagtgaagcaaaaacaagagcatatgagggtctctactaGTCTTTGGGtacgaaagaaggagaaaaaagtaTACATAGAATTACAAAGAGCcgggaaagaagaacgagagatttggatcaggttaagtgcataaaggataagcatggagaggtgttggctcaagaggagaagattaatgaaaggtggaagagctacttctacgagttatttaatgagggacagaagactcttccaAGCCTGGGTGgattatgcacaagggaagaagatcaaaactttgactactatcgaaggattcgagacttcgaggtaaaagaggctctaaagcagatgaaaagtggcagggcagtaggacctgataatatcccgattgaggtttggaagggtcttggagaaaaatgcatcaactggttaaccaagctttttaatgagattttaaggtcaaagaagatgtcTGATGAGTggagcaccttggtacctatctacaagaataagggggatatacaaagttgcggaaactatagagggattaagcttatgagtcatattatgaagttatgggaaagggtgatagaacggaggttgagaaaagagacacaagtaacagagaaccaatttggatttatgccaggAAGATTAtaccactgaagcgatatacctattaagaaggatgatggagaggtatcgtagtaataaaatgGATCTACATatagtgtttattgatttgaaaaaagcgtatgatagagtaccaagggaggtcttatggaaggttttagaaaagaggagagtaagaatcgcatatattcgggcaattaaagacatgtatgatggggtcacaactagtgtgaagactcaaggtggtgtgacggaggaatttcctattggtatagggttacaccagggatcatccttaagtccatacctttttACATTAGTCTtagaagtactcacagagcacatccaagatcctgtgccatggtgcatgctttttgatgATATCTTCCTTatggagagtcaagggaagacctaaataagaagttggagttatggagagaagctttagaagtgtatggtctgcgcataagccgtagcaagacggaatatatggaatgtaagttcagtttgagaaaggaaaaccccaatatagaggtgaagattggagaaaatatcctaggaaaagttaaaagttttaagtatcttgggtgcatcatatagaataatggagagattgaacaggatgtaaatcataggatctaagcaggttggtcaaaatggcggagtgcatctggttttatatgcgacaaaaaagtgcctttaaaacttaaaggtaaatattatcgcaccgctataagaccggctatgttGTATGGTATGGAGTGTtaggcggctaaaggggagcacgaacataagttgggtgtggcagagatgaagatgttgagatggatgagtggtcatacgcgattggataaaataaggaatgaagatataagggagagagttggagtagcacccattgtggaaaagatggttgactcgcgtctcaggtggtttggacatgtgagaagaagaccgatagaacatccagtcaggagggtggatgagatggaagatggacaaagggcgaaaggtagaggaagacctaagaagatcATCCATGAGATGGTCAAACGAGAtttacatgtaaacggtctctctgtaaaCATAATACATGACAGAGTACAATAgcatcgtttgattcatgtagccgactcCATTTAGTGGAACAAgactttgttgttattgttgttgtatatttatctataaatacatgtatagtttaatttatttttaatatattttatattttaatgtatattctatattaatgactaattttaatatacacctaatattattaatttaattattttttatttttataattttactaaattcacaattaaattctttctatttaaaagtttataatcGAGTATTTATCCATGTAAGAGACACTGAGGGCAAGGACATGAAACACGCGTACACCATTAGTTTCAAATATTTGTTGGACACTTATATTGATATCTTAACAATTTATAGATATTAAAGTACAAATTTAccttttttaatagttttaatGTCTTTTcagttaattaaaatattttaaatattttttattaataattaattatatacattatttttaaatttttttattttaaaataatttttttttgttaagataTAGTTAGATggacaaacaattaaaaaaagtgtcatatttaaaatatatctaataagCAGATAATTTAGCAAGagatatgttatatatataagtgtTTTTATAGCTAAATTCAATTAAGTTGGTGTAAGGCCAGCAAAAAAATTGCACGCACTATTGTCTATNNGAAATATAACACATAAAATTTTACACAtaacataaatttattaaatataatacataaatttttgtacatagcacacaaattttcgaaCATGACACATTTTTTTATTGCATAAGTATTTTATTAGTTAGATGAGTTAATATTTTGATTATGTAATAATCCTCCAAAAATTTATGTGTGCACATCAAGATTCTGTACTGTGCTTGTGCTATACACCAAAATTTATATGTTGTGCGTATTTTATtagtataatatataattttttgcataTAATACATACATATTTGTATAACACATTTTTTTTGTACATAGCACacaaatttttgttacaaatatatttttttagttagataAATTAATGTTCTAAGTACGTAATTTTtcaaagagaaagataaagacgATGAGGATCATAAtgatgataataagagaggatgtggaggaaaaaaagagaaaaaaaaataaacaacaataacattaacaaaaacaaaaagaagagacAGTGGCAGGATGACAATAATGACATtaaaaaaagtatgaaaaaagGATGATGATAATGACAATAATAACAAAGGAGGAGAAACAGGAGCGGTAGAAGTAGTGACGACgacaacattaaaaaaaagaagcaagcaaaagaaaagatgaagaagacgAGGAAGAAAAATGCACAAGGATTTAATTATGatattcttaaatgaaaaaaataaaagatagatTCCCCGGTATATCTATCTAAAGTAAAATTACTTAAAACACCTCTATATTTACGTCTACTTCCATCATTATCATTAGTATAATATAGACTTAAAAGAAACTTCCAATTAATAGTTAATGGATTTAACTAATTTGTATGCTGAGAATATGTATTAAActtactaataataaaaattttaaatctttttaataaaatttctaaCTCCTAAAATTTAGTATTCAGTATTCACAGTCACAGACAATACACTACAATTTAAAGATATAGAAagaattaaacaattaaaatgTAAATCGCATCAAAGTTCTCCTCAGGTTGCTTTTCCCAAAAATAATTTGCAGCCTCTATCCATCGCGGATGAACCAAAAACCTCTTCTCTTTCACTGCCCACCGGGCCTTCTCAGTTCCGGCATCAGTAGCAACCACATGTGTCACGGAGGGGTCAAGTTCCGTTAAACAAGTGGCTCCCAACTGCTCAGCCATCTTCCAGAGTGATGGTAATGCTCCATGGAAGATACGGCTGAAAACAATCACGCATCCGCTCAAGACTTCCCTTCGAAGGGATTTCAAAACCTGGGGAAAATGAATTGATTGTAAAAACcaaactaactaattgacttaaGTTTCACATTAGAATTACAAATTAACCATAAATTTGCAATGAAAAAAGATATATGACCAACATAATTACCTGCCTTACATCTCGTTCAGCAATATCTTCAAGTTCCTGCAAAAGATTCACCACCACACAATTTTAGCTTTATATTAGAGAtatcaaacttttttttttcagattgaCAAAGTGAAAAATGACATACATAAAAGAATTTGTAATGAATTTGTTTAAGAACTTTAAGGATTTTAGAGAGTGCTCCTTCAGCTTCATCTTCGTCACTCTTCAATTCAGCTAAAGATTTGCAATTGAAACCAAATTGCCGGCAACTTGAACCAAAAAAGTGGTATCTTTCCATCAGAATCAGATTATCTTTATGCTTCACCCATGCCTACATCATTAGCACCGACATTAAAATGGAAAGATCTTAGCACACATATGTCAAAGAAGCACTTGAATTAAGTAATTCAGCATTACTTGACAAGTGTCGATGCACTTACGTGTTCTGTATCATCAAGAATCACAACAGCACTTTCTTGCCCCAACACAATATCAAGACCCTTCTGATGCTTTTGAGTGCCATCATCTCGAGAAATCACCTTTGCATTGAAGTATTCTCCTTGAGGATCAAGCAGCTTAGCCATCTCTAATGCATAGGGTCGATCACCCATGGTGTATATGTACATCTCAAACATTTCACTTGCTTCTCTTAGAAATGTGCGGACAAAAGGCTTCAACTTggtcatcatatgcattttctcCAATTTGAAAAGGCTACTCTTGGAAACACCTAGTTGATTTATTACATATAAGTTCAGAAATGCAACATAAATGAAGAGCCATGAAAACCCACGAGGCCAAGCACATAGCGTCAAATAAAGTAatcaactaatagttgttagaAAATACACACATCATAAAATGAAGACTGCAAGTGAGTCTAGATGAcccaaatttaacaaaatacaAGAAATCAAGTTAGCAACATGCCAAACTATTCAACAATTTAAGAAATGCCAGTTTTAGAACATGACTTTAGTTTTATAGTGACACGCTATTCCAAAGATTATTATATATGCACCATAGTCCTTGCAATTGCAAAATAACAAGACATTTGTGTTTATCAACATAGTGACACACTAAACATGAAGAAATCATTCATATGTCCAGAAATTACCAAACAAAATCCAAAAAAGTATATCATGCCAGCATAACAATATTTGACAAACAGATATTCTGATCAGAACACAGCAGAACTATAGCATGCATCTAGCATTCACATTGAACATCAGGGTCtttgatataaaaaatacatatcaaCAGCAAAGCACATCGAATGACATATACCTCCAACAGAATCTGCCTGGGAAATTAAATGCAACTCTTCAGAGTTTAAATGAGCAAGATGAGTGGAATTTAACAGAGTGTGATCTAAATCGAGGATCAAATAGAGCTTTCTACGACTACGCAGATTATTCGCATCTGTATTGCGCAGTCTAGATATCTCCTGATCATGAAGTCTCAGTCCCTGCAAAATACAGAAAATTTCCATCACTATGTTTTTGTGAACCAACTCAACCACATGGCTGATAAAAACCATGAAAAGGAATATAGGATTTCAGATATCCTAAAACTACGAAATGTATGTGCAGTTCAAAATCCACTAACTTAATAAAT belongs to Arachis duranensis cultivar V14167 chromosome 8, aradu.V14167.gnm2.J7QH, whole genome shotgun sequence and includes:
- the LOC107461371 gene encoding RNA polymerase II C-terminal domain phosphatase-like 4 — translated: MSGAPDSPIHSSSSDDFIAYLDEALAASLPDASSDKEVENQDELESVRIKRRKFESDEETEESTSEGSVKQSLGNFKCLVTIFSRKCCSFCFFFLVIAGESVEDVCSHLGSFGDMCIRCGQKLDGESGVTFGYIHKGLRLHDQEISRLRNTDANNLRSRRKLYLILDLDHTLLNSTHLAHLNSEELHLISQADSVGGVSKSSLFKLEKMHMMTKLKPFVRTFLREASEMFEMYIYTMGDRPYALEMAKLLDPQGEYFNAKVISRDDGTQKHQKGLDIVLGQESAVVILDDTEHAWVKHKDNLILMERYHFFGSSCRQFGFNCKSLAELKSDEDEAEGALSKILKVLKQIHYKFFYELEDIAERDVRQVLKSLRREVLSGCVIVFSRIFHGALPSLWKMAEQLGATCLTELDPSVTHVVATDAGTEKARWAVKEKRFLVHPRWIEAANYFWEKQPEENFDAIYILIV